One Podarcis muralis chromosome 1, rPodMur119.hap1.1, whole genome shotgun sequence genomic window carries:
- the LOC114585114 gene encoding uncharacterized protein LOC114585114 isoform X1, whose translation MPNQTFDHISVTEASDKRPASMKVKTALVCAFVIMMVFFVVESSHTPKGNPIARNWGPQSMLYLKGRYGRRYASSDSEEQYYKLDLDDLNAVMKSIYLLQTFSTTEIPEHQKKMNISEYGH comes from the exons ATGCCAAACCAAACCTTTGATCACATTTCGGTGACAGAAGCGAGTGACAAAAGACCTGCCAGCATG AAAGTTAAAACAGCATTAGTTTGTGCTTTTGTCATCATGATGGTCTTTTTCGTAGTTGAATCATCCCACACCCCAAAG GGTAATCCAATAGCAAGAAACTGGGGTCCGCAATCAATGCTGTATCTCAAGGGAAGAT aTGGTAGAAGATATGCTTCGTCTGATAGTGAAGAACAGTATTACAAGCTTGACTTGGATGATTTGAATGCAGTTATGAAAAGTATTTATTT gttacaaacattCAGCACCACAGAAATTCCTGAACATCAGAAGAAAATGAACATCTCAGAATATGGACATTGA
- the LOC114585114 gene encoding spexin prohormone 2-like isoform X2, which produces MPNQTFDHISVTEASDKRPASMKVKTALVCAFVIMMVFFVVESSHTPKGNPIARNWGPQSMLYLKGRYGRRYASSDSEEQYYKLDLDDLNAVMKSYKHSAPQKFLNIRRK; this is translated from the exons ATGCCAAACCAAACCTTTGATCACATTTCGGTGACAGAAGCGAGTGACAAAAGACCTGCCAGCATG AAAGTTAAAACAGCATTAGTTTGTGCTTTTGTCATCATGATGGTCTTTTTCGTAGTTGAATCATCCCACACCCCAAAG GGTAATCCAATAGCAAGAAACTGGGGTCCGCAATCAATGCTGTATCTCAAGGGAAGAT aTGGTAGAAGATATGCTTCGTCTGATAGTGAAGAACAGTATTACAAGCTTGACTTGGATGATTTGAATGCAGTTATGAAAA gttacaaacattCAGCACCACAGAAATTCCTGAACATCAGAAGAAAATGA
- the GAL gene encoding galanin peptides isoform X1 — protein MQRCTCLLFASLIFCAAVSETFGLVLSAKEKRGWTVNSAGYLLGPSRVAQILKKMSRAKGTEEPPGERAIDKVFNTQPGLAGKRDIQLEGNTKAGILGRPLTDDNVLRMVIEFLTYLHLKEAGVLDDIPATLSSEETNQS, from the exons ATGCAGAGGTGTACCTGTCTCCTGTTTGCCTCCTTGATCTTCTGCGCTGCCGTCTCAGAGACTTTCGGGCTGGTCTTATCT GCTAAAGAGAAAAGGGGATGGACTGTGAATAGTGCTGGTTATCTGCTTGGTCCAA GTCGTGTTGCTCAGATCCTCAAGAAAATGTCCCGTGCAAAGGGGACAGAAGAGCCACCTGGGGAAC GTGCAATTGACAAAGTTTTTAATACCCAGCCTGGTCTAGCTGGTAAACGTGACATACAGCTTGAAGGAAATACAAAAGCAG GTATTTTGGGAAGACCACTGACCGATGACAATGTTTTGCGTATGGTAATTGAATTTTTGACATACTTACACCTTAAAG aagcTGGGGTTCTTGATGACATACCTGCAACACTTTCTTCAGAAGAAACAAATCAGTCTTGA
- the GAL gene encoding galanin peptides isoform X2: protein MQRCTCLLFASLIFCAAVSETFGLVLSAKEKRGWTVNSAGYLLGPSAIDKVFNTQPGLAGKRDIQLEGNTKAGILGRPLTDDNVLRMVIEFLTYLHLKEAGVLDDIPATLSSEETNQS from the exons ATGCAGAGGTGTACCTGTCTCCTGTTTGCCTCCTTGATCTTCTGCGCTGCCGTCTCAGAGACTTTCGGGCTGGTCTTATCT GCTAAAGAGAAAAGGGGATGGACTGTGAATAGTGCTGGTTATCTGCTTGGTCCAA GTGCAATTGACAAAGTTTTTAATACCCAGCCTGGTCTAGCTGGTAAACGTGACATACAGCTTGAAGGAAATACAAAAGCAG GTATTTTGGGAAGACCACTGACCGATGACAATGTTTTGCGTATGGTAATTGAATTTTTGACATACTTACACCTTAAAG aagcTGGGGTTCTTGATGACATACCTGCAACACTTTCTTCAGAAGAAACAAATCAGTCTTGA